One region of Lytechinus pictus isolate F3 Inbred chromosome 8, Lp3.0, whole genome shotgun sequence genomic DNA includes:
- the LOC135154901 gene encoding hemicentin-2-like — MAVPKRQLVLWIISVVNVCSFMYFPGIHGDVPDDVVYTELHKDVRIGDRAVLTCQFRGSPMAVSWKKGDDPRNSPNLVSRVPSDDVTGKCERRRVCDIMGMNENYSLIIKEVSISEQGRYICRVSNYKGNIIHNFTDVSLYAPPKEPYPVIDGCTNNVSSVSNSETCSVLANRTINLTCSVTNYYPDIELFFLHGTRQLTTINKKEQTNIDSTKNMSISIEASPSETLYTCVASNVPGSRERKAASILVESSIFIPSETIPGTVETMKEGSPVTIAVTIVILMVFLGAAVVFILWKWTRRHTHTDGIQGNFAIKTISICNKCNYIPIYCRNNF; from the exons ATGGCGGTTCCCAAAAGACAACTGGTTCTCTGGATAATATCTGTTGTGAACGTGTGCTCCTTCATGTACTTTCCAG GGATTCACGGGGATGTTCCTGATGATGTTGTCTACACTGAGCTCCACAAAGATGTAAGAATAGGAGATAGAGCAGTTCTGACATGTCAGTTTCGAGGTTCACCTATGGCTGTCTCCTGGAAGAAAGGTGACGACCCAAGAAATTCACCAAACCTCGTCTCAAGGGTTCCTTCTGATGATGTCACTGGTAAATGCGAACGTCGACGTGTGTGTGACATCATgggaatgaatgaaaattattccctgatcaTCAAAGAAGTCAGTATTTCCGAACAAGGTAGATATATCTGCAGAGTTTCCAACTACAAGGGGAACATCATACACAACTTTACAGATGTCAGTTTATATG cTCCCCCGAAAGAACCCTATCCAGTTATCGATGGGTGTACCAATAATGTGTCATCGGTCAGCAACTCAGAGACTTGCAGTGTCTTGGCCAACCGAACTATTAACTTAACCTGCTCGGTGACTAATTACTATCCTGATATAGAACTTTTCTTCTTGCATGGAACTAGACAACTAACTaccataaataaaaaagagcaaaCTAATATTGATTCAACAAAAAACATGTCAATTTCCATCGAAGCTAGCCCAAGTGAAACTTTATACACATGTGTTGCGTCAAATGTACCCGGGTCGAGAGAACGGAAAGCCGCATCGATCTTGGTGGAATCATCTATTTTTATTCCATCAGAAACAATACCAGGAACTGTTGAGACTATGAAAGAAGGAAGTCCTGTTACCATAGCAGTGACGATTG ttattcTGATGGTTTTCCTTGGGGCTGCAGTGGTTTTCATTCTTTGGAAATGGACACGTCGGCATACTCACACTGATGGAATACAAGGTAATTTTGCTATAAAAACAATAAGCATATGTAATAAATGCAATTATATCCCTATTTATTGCAGAAATAATTTCTAA